The Methanomicrobiales archaeon HGW-Methanomicrobiales-1 genome includes a region encoding these proteins:
- a CDS encoding ATP-dependent protease LonB: protein MEISEQTPPEQNETQPASTEAVSTDSTGATSSKIEVPAKLIDQVIGQEHAVEVIKKAAIQRRHVMMIGSPGTGKSMLAKAMAELLPKEELIDIMVYPNSDDNNNPIIRTVAAGRGKQIVAAHKAEAKKKIQFRNMLLFLAIIAIGGYALITGQILMGLIAVAFIFMAFRYSLPREEAMVPKLLVSNDTKSIAPFIDGTGTHAGALLGDVRHDPFQSGGLETPSHDRVEAGAIHRSNGGVLFIDEINTLDPHSQQNLLTALQEGEFPITGQSERSSGAMVRTEPVPCKFVMVAAGNLDAIQGMHPALRSRIRGYGYEVYMSESMEDTEENREKYVRFVAQEVKNDGKIPHFDQSAIDEIIRESRRRSNRKGHLTLKLRDMGGLIRVAGDIARQEGAAITTAHHVITAKVTARSIEDQVSDEYIRRSREYELTVVEGTRIGRVNGLAVMGTDSGSVLPIMAEVTPAQGASGTVIATGMLKEIAQESIKNVSAILKKFTGKDVKNIDLHIQFIGTYGGVEGDSASVSVATAVISAIEGIPVRQDVAMTGSLSVRGDVLPVGGVTFKIEAAAKAGIKTVLIPRTNINDVLIEERYKSMVTVIPVDTIDDVLKIALVPENFEGFLNKLKNMAIRSTGMIAEATTVNNPVA, encoded by the coding sequence ATGGAAATATCTGAGCAAACCCCCCCGGAGCAGAACGAAACACAACCCGCATCGACCGAAGCGGTGTCAACGGATAGCACGGGAGCGACATCATCAAAAATTGAAGTGCCTGCAAAACTGATCGACCAGGTAATCGGACAGGAGCATGCCGTTGAAGTGATAAAAAAGGCAGCTATCCAGCGCCGGCATGTCATGATGATCGGCAGTCCCGGTACCGGAAAATCGATGCTGGCAAAAGCAATGGCCGAGCTGTTGCCCAAAGAAGAACTCATCGATATTATGGTTTACCCGAATTCCGATGACAACAATAACCCGATAATCCGGACGGTTGCTGCAGGAAGGGGAAAACAGATAGTGGCTGCCCATAAAGCAGAAGCCAAGAAGAAGATCCAGTTCAGGAATATGCTCCTTTTCCTTGCCATCATCGCTATCGGAGGATATGCGCTTATCACCGGACAGATCCTGATGGGGCTCATTGCGGTTGCCTTTATTTTTATGGCGTTCCGCTACAGCCTGCCGCGTGAGGAGGCGATGGTGCCCAAGCTTCTCGTCTCGAATGACACCAAGAGCATCGCACCCTTTATCGATGGCACCGGCACGCATGCCGGCGCCCTTTTGGGAGATGTGCGTCATGATCCTTTCCAGAGCGGGGGCCTTGAAACCCCGTCCCACGATCGGGTCGAGGCGGGTGCAATCCACCGTTCGAATGGTGGCGTTCTCTTCATCGATGAGATTAACACGCTGGACCCGCACTCCCAACAGAACCTGCTCACTGCATTGCAGGAAGGAGAATTCCCCATCACCGGTCAGAGCGAGCGGTCGAGCGGTGCAATGGTCCGGACCGAGCCGGTCCCCTGCAAGTTCGTGATGGTTGCTGCAGGCAATCTCGATGCAATCCAGGGGATGCACCCGGCGCTGCGCTCCCGTATTCGTGGATATGGGTACGAAGTGTATATGTCCGAGAGCATGGAGGATACCGAAGAAAACCGGGAGAAATATGTTCGGTTCGTTGCACAGGAAGTCAAGAATGACGGGAAGATCCCGCACTTTGACCAGAGTGCGATCGATGAAATTATCCGGGAATCCCGCCGCCGTTCCAACCGCAAAGGACACCTCACCCTCAAGCTCCGCGACATGGGAGGTCTCATCCGGGTTGCCGGAGATATTGCCCGGCAGGAAGGCGCAGCGATCACCACCGCTCACCATGTCATCACAGCAAAAGTAACTGCCCGGTCGATTGAAGATCAGGTATCCGATGAATACATCCGGAGAAGCCGTGAATACGAGCTCACCGTTGTAGAGGGAACCCGCATCGGGCGCGTGAACGGGCTTGCCGTTATGGGAACCGATTCTGGTTCAGTACTCCCGATCATGGCCGAAGTCACTCCGGCCCAGGGAGCAAGCGGTACCGTTATCGCAACCGGTATGCTCAAAGAGATTGCCCAGGAATCGATCAAGAATGTCAGTGCAATCCTCAAGAAATTCACCGGGAAAGATGTGAAAAATATTGACTTGCACATCCAGTTCATAGGGACCTATGGCGGTGTTGAGGGAGATTCCGCATCCGTCAGCGTGGCAACTGCCGTCATCAGCGCAATCGAGGGCATTCCCGTTCGCCAGGATGTCGCGATGACCGGTTCGCTTTCCGTTCGCGGAGATGTCCTGCCGGTCGGGGGAGTTACCTTCAAGATCGAAGCCGCGGCAAAGGCGGGCATCAAAACCGTCCTTATCCCCCGCACGAATATCAATGATGTGCTGATAGAGGAACGGTACAAGTCCATGGTCACGGTTATTCCCGTGGATACCATTGATGATGTTCTCAAGATTGCCCTTGTGCCGGAGAACTTCGAAGGGTTCCTCAACAAGCTTAAAAATATGGCAATACGTTCGACCGGCATGATTGCAGAGGCAACGACGGTCAATAACCCGGTGGCATGA
- a CDS encoding TldD/PmbA family protein → MPDITYFDLRHVTGQITHIDIDNGVFESAGTTFFNKAVLRVISNTGWGNLQIDNYQPCTGRKFDELLQKACKLSAITQEEVSLGDVSRGVLAVPAMKEDPRSVSIEEKSAILAEIEKGAIHPSVVNRRANYIERVEQVEFSDSSGNEYAYEMCRSGFNVMAVASRNGNTQMGYEREHSIHGFNLRQHRDIGKKAADIAVALLDAKAAHGGKMKAILDSELAGVFAHEAVGHASEGDLIQEGNSVLKGKTGQKIGNDLLTIVDDPTIHEFGFDPVDSEGVAVCRTEIIKNGIVNAFLHNQESLAAVGNGVAGHARGMPGEPPLVRMSNTFIEAGDATDPEIFEECKNGIFLKGSRGGQVDPGRGVFQFNAEYGYLVVNGECTGMVRDVSLSGEILTTLHNIALCGNKRVMSPGYCGKGGQSVPVSDGAPTILLCDAVVGGSGMD, encoded by the coding sequence ATGCCCGATATCACCTATTTTGATCTGCGTCATGTAACCGGTCAGATTACCCACATTGACATAGATAACGGTGTTTTCGAGTCCGCGGGAACCACATTTTTCAATAAAGCGGTGCTGCGGGTCATCAGCAACACCGGCTGGGGGAATCTCCAGATCGACAATTACCAGCCCTGCACGGGCAGGAAATTCGATGAACTTTTACAGAAAGCCTGTAAGCTCTCGGCGATAACCCAGGAAGAGGTAAGCCTTGGGGATGTTTCCCGTGGCGTGCTTGCGGTTCCCGCCATGAAAGAGGATCCCCGTTCGGTCAGCATCGAAGAAAAATCCGCAATCCTCGCAGAGATCGAGAAAGGCGCAATCCACCCATCCGTGGTAAACCGCCGGGCAAATTATATCGAACGGGTTGAACAGGTGGAGTTTTCCGACAGTTCCGGCAACGAATATGCGTACGAGATGTGCCGCTCGGGATTCAATGTAATGGCGGTTGCTTCACGGAATGGCAACACCCAGATGGGATATGAACGGGAACATTCCATCCACGGGTTCAACCTCCGGCAGCACCGGGACATCGGGAAAAAGGCAGCCGATATCGCGGTGGCATTGCTCGACGCCAAAGCCGCTCACGGGGGAAAGATGAAAGCCATACTCGATTCGGAGCTGGCGGGTGTTTTTGCCCATGAAGCGGTTGGCCACGCCAGTGAAGGCGACTTGATCCAGGAAGGCAACTCGGTCCTGAAAGGCAAGACCGGGCAGAAGATCGGAAACGATTTACTTACGATTGTTGACGATCCCACCATTCACGAGTTCGGGTTTGATCCTGTTGATTCCGAAGGTGTGGCTGTGTGCAGGACCGAGATCATCAAAAACGGGATCGTGAATGCATTCCTCCATAACCAGGAATCCTTAGCCGCAGTAGGTAACGGTGTAGCAGGCCATGCCCGGGGTATGCCCGGAGAACCTCCCCTTGTGCGGATGAGCAACACCTTCATTGAAGCCGGCGATGCCACGGATCCCGAGATCTTCGAGGAATGCAAGAACGGCATTTTCCTGAAAGGCTCCCGGGGCGGGCAGGTGGACCCGGGCCGGGGAGTCTTCCAGTTCAATGCAGAATACGGGTATCTCGTAGTAAACGGGGAATGTACCGGCATGGTGCGGGATGTATCCCTTTCGGGAGAGATCCTGACAACCCTGCATAACATTGCTCTCTGCGGGAACAAGCGCGTGATGAGCCCGGGATATTGCGGGAAAGGCGGGCAAAGTGTGCCGGTGAGTGACGGGGCTCCGACAATTCTCTTGTGCGATGCGGTGGTGGGCGGCAGTGGAATGGATTGA
- a CDS encoding ribose-phosphate diphosphokinase, whose amino-acid sequence MKVICTEKSQILATRLARAQKTTVVDVKYSRFPDGELYLVAGELDDETVMVSSVVDNDALVQLLLLIDACENSDIRLVIPYMGYARQDRQDRKGEPLSARAVARAISRGVSECITVNIHEPDVLRFFNAPARNISLARDIGAYIKTLNLTNPLILAPDDGALAFAEQVASAGEWEFDHLEKTRLSGEQVTMAPKALSAASRPVVIVDDIISTGGTIATAAGMLSAQGATDVYAACVHGVLTGGAYVRLIEAGVRDVICSDTIERGCSRVSAADQIANALQTRSNR is encoded by the coding sequence ATGAAAGTGATCTGCACTGAAAAATCCCAGATACTTGCCACACGCCTTGCACGGGCACAAAAGACCACGGTCGTCGATGTTAAATATTCCCGTTTTCCTGACGGGGAGCTGTATCTTGTTGCCGGAGAACTGGACGATGAGACCGTAATGGTAAGCAGTGTTGTGGACAACGACGCGCTTGTCCAGCTGCTTCTCTTAATCGATGCCTGTGAAAATTCTGACATCCGTCTGGTAATACCCTACATGGGATATGCACGGCAGGACCGGCAGGACCGAAAGGGAGAACCGCTCAGTGCCCGCGCGGTTGCCCGGGCAATAAGCAGGGGCGTTTCTGAATGCATTACCGTAAATATCCATGAACCTGACGTGCTCAGGTTTTTTAATGCGCCTGCCCGCAACATCTCTCTTGCCCGCGATATCGGGGCTTACATCAAAACGCTCAATCTTACCAACCCGCTTATTCTTGCACCTGACGATGGTGCCCTGGCATTTGCAGAACAGGTGGCATCGGCAGGAGAATGGGAGTTCGATCACCTGGAGAAGACCCGGCTGAGCGGAGAGCAGGTGACCATGGCACCCAAGGCATTATCCGCTGCATCACGCCCCGTTGTGATCGTCGATGACATCATCTCAACCGGCGGCACAATCGCTACGGCTGCCGGTATGCTTTCCGCTCAGGGTGCAACGGATGTATATGCTGCCTGCGTGCACGGGGTGCTTACCGGGGGCGCTTATGTCCGTCTTATCGAAGCGGGAGTCCGGGATGTCATCTGCAGCGATACGATCGAGCGCGGGTGCAGCAGGGTATCTGCCGCAGACCAGATCGCTAATGCATTGCAGACACGTTCAAACCGTTGA
- a CDS encoding nucleotide-binding protein: protein MKSILDTSVFFSECPVEGELFTTPSVCDELRDIRSKGKFEKLCAEGLRVMSPGPESMETVKTAAKKTRDSGVISDTDCELLALALETGAVLYTDDFAIQNVASILGVQIHPILQRKAKRIHWKYRCTGCGRYFDHDGECLICGSAIKRKLK, encoded by the coding sequence ATGAAATCCATCCTTGATACCAGTGTTTTTTTCTCAGAGTGCCCGGTAGAGGGAGAACTGTTTACTACGCCATCCGTATGTGATGAGCTTCGGGATATCCGCTCAAAAGGGAAGTTCGAGAAGTTGTGCGCTGAAGGGCTCAGGGTAATGTCACCGGGTCCGGAGAGCATGGAAACGGTGAAAACTGCTGCCAAAAAAACCCGGGATTCAGGGGTAATCTCTGATACGGATTGCGAACTGCTGGCGCTCGCACTTGAGACGGGTGCAGTTCTCTACACTGACGATTTTGCCATCCAGAATGTTGCAAGCATATTGGGTGTGCAGATACACCCAATCCTCCAGCGGAAAGCTAAAAGGATCCACTGGAAATACCGGTGTACCGGTTGCGGCAGGTACTTTGACCATGATGGGGAATGCCTCATCTGCGGCTCTGCAATTAAAAGAAAACTTAAATAG